The genome window TAACTCCAGAACGGCTGaagagattttaataatttttgttggaTTTATCTCCGCTTGGAAAAGgacaataactaaaaataataaaaacaaaaacaattgtcCGGGTGAACCGAAGCGAACAACTATACATAACATCATAGTgcttaataatactatttttttcaatgatatttaacataatgaGCCTtagaaatatctatattttttgtgtttcagaTTTCGTGCTTTGTACAAAGGCTTGTTGCCAAAAGTTCTCCGATTGGGCCCAGGTGGTGCAATCATGCTGGTCGTGTATGACTATGTTTATCATTTCTTAGAAACTAAGTTTGAAAACAAGCCAATCATTTAGCAGTATTTTATGattgtaaacatatttttcgtataggattaattaattaaagcaattaataatgttacttACTgccttaaaaatatgttttattgttatcgaCGCGAACGgagaattcaatatttactttttttatttaactacacATACacttttatgtgtatattgaTTTACGTGTGATTGTgctgtgataaaataaaagatggttgttatttttgtgattacaaatgatatataatatatctattgaattatacagaaatacaaatttagCATTTACTGTAAATATGGAGcaccaaataaaatagtgtTGTCTGTTCTTATCATTGTCATTAAACCTGATGTACCTACTGCTGTTATGATAATGTTTTGTCAATATtagtaattgtaataaatgttgttatattaaacatttgttttttttataattacgacATTTCCACGGGTTGCAAGcagaaaatcattatttaaaatcaagaGCAGTTTcacttttaaagttattacaaCATACGGAATGGAACGGAATAATGCTATGTAGATATTACTATTATACAGTGACACTAACTACATAGTTTATTATACAACTTCTTGCATTTCATGCTATTGCATAATTCATAATTGTCTACCTACCTTACGACTTAAggtaataactaatattaatttttgattataagatgtttttgttttgtaattaacattagatttaaattatgatttttaaattagatatttaaaaggtATATCAACTTTATATTTCGTGGAATAAACTTCACCGCAAGATATTATCTGTGCATTTTACCGGTTTTGTTCAACAGCACATCACTACAAATTTCATTctggtaaatattaatttcaatcatataaaataacaaatttgtgttaaattgtaataaaacaaatgaaatttatttaaagttaaaacattcaattatttttttgatcgACAACTcctaagaaataattatattttaattcgacTATTTCAGAACGACTCAAACAAAAGTTGATTGAACTTTTGACAATTAACACAGATTTGGCATCCATATTGCTTTGTTTTGATCACAAAAAACGATGGAAGTTGGAACTATggcaaattaaatatgaatttaaaattattggcgcatttatagtttattttgaaattagtggaagcaaattgtattattttctaattcttatatgtaaaataataattaaacgtaCGAGGTAATGTATCAAGTTATACACGTTTCAGtttcattttgtaaaataatatctaaatacataaataactcgaaataaacaatttaaatagtacTTGTGATCTGTTAATACTCAATATATATGAGTTATATCCTAATAATTGCCACGTAAGACCTTACaaaaagttacaaaataataagtttctGAAACATATAGTTTTGACGTTAAATTTCAGAGCAATGGAACAGTTACAAACGGTACCTGCGAGTTTGCCGCATATAGTTCAAGTATATCAGCCCTCAGTGTCAATACATCCATCGCTGCATACACAGGGAAAGCTCACGTATCAAGACGCCATAACAACGGACTCCCTACACCCCGTCACGCAAGTCcacaacatacaaacaaacatacagaatGTTCTCACACAGAACCAGACGGTGATGTCGTGTCAGCAGATACATTTGCAGAATGTGCATCAAGGCATACAACCGATGCAGGGTGACTGTCCATTACAGATTACCTCACATGTGATTTTACCGCAGGTTCCGTTGTTTAAGCAGCATCTACTTACTGGTACTGTGCACCAGCAGTATTACGGACAGTATGACACGTTTTTGAAGGACCAACAGTGTGTTATTGCCAAAGTTGAGCCAGAGTTACAGTTGATTGGGGAGAAGCCGGATGAGTGAGTATATAACTTCTGTGTATAATAATGTGCTTTAGCCGTAATAAGGTATTCTATGGGCTGGTTGCTGGTGGGTCGTTGACGATGTCCCAGATAACCATTTCAACTCttgatgtaaatttttattcattatttgttcattataaCGGACTAAATTTCTTGGTTTAGTTAACATTTAATTCTAATAAGACTTTAAatctttgtatgtaattttaacatatcaaAAAAAGTTACAGATCAAAACCTGAGGCCAATCAACAAGTGAACATAGAAATAGTTCTCAAAAAGAAACGAACGCGCAGCCAGCTTCCAAACCCAAGTAAATGGGCTAGCAATGTCCGCAAGCAAAAGCACCAACGCGGCGAAGCATACATCAGCCGCCGTGGGAAATATGTGCCCGAGAGATGCGTCCGAAATACAAAAGATTGCTTAAAATCCTGTCGCTACAAGTGTAACGAACGAATCAATGACACAGACAGACAGCATATCTTCAAAGCGTTCTATTCTTTAAACGCAAACGAAAAGAAACATTTCCTGTTGAACACAACAGAACGAAACACGGTGAGACATAAGGATCACAAGAACAGCGATGGTATTTTCAAACGGAACTATTCCTTCAAGTATTTCTTTTTAGTTCGCGCGGTGCGGTACGCGGTGTGTAAGAACTTTTATCTAGGGACATTAGCAATATCACAAAAACCAGTGTATAATgtacatttgaataaaactgACTTGAATTTACCAAAACCAGACGGCCGAGGGCTTTCCGAAGCAAGCACTCATTCTATACCCAATGAGTTTAAAGATAGAGTGAGAAAGCATATAATGTCTTTCAATACTGTTGATTCTAAGCCCATAAAGCAGTTTTCTACTAAGAAACAGTATTTAGAAGCGaacttaaatacaaaacaaatgtataCAATGTATTGCAATGAGTGTGAAAGAGACAATGTGATACCAGTGAAGGAGTCAATGTATAGGAAGATATTCAAACTAGAGTTTAACTTGCATTTTAAGAAAGATAAGACTGGACAGCTTTGTTGTAAGTGTAGAGGGCCGGTTAAGAAAAAGTgatctttattttatgaataaactgGTGAAATAGATTTCTCGaagatagataaaaagttcCCATCAAGAGGTATAGAATGTGTAAGGAATAAACAGTATTTGCAATACACATCAGTATAgaaagattatatatatatatattgcatgttatctataattttatacaattttaaaaaccttATAGCCAGTTTCAATTCTTGTGGATATGTTCTGTTTGGCTTATTTGTCACTTTTAATGCCATGGGACGTTAAATGGCTTCGTTATGTAACGCGTTACGGCAGCAGTCTGTCTGGCTTCTCTTTCACTCCCGCGTGTCCTGCGTATGGTTAGATTAGTTTAAGTCTGTGTGAGAAAGTGAGACAATTTGGTTGAATCTATcagaaaagtttgtttttttcgtgttttttgaactatatttttattggtctGAGccaatattatcttttaaaatactgTTTGCTCCTCTAGACTATATTTAtaggttataataaattttcaaactcaaactctaGTCAAAAGTAATGTGGATTTgactaaactataaaataatattaatgtgcatgtatattttttacatttataagctTTGCAAggaataagattatttttaaatataacgtttgtttcattttctattattagtatattaccGTAATTTAGGCGGGAAatcattctatatttaaattccaaGATGGCAGTGCCGTAACTTTTCTTAAAGCTGTTGATTATGAAGAGCAGATTTCATGCGTTTACATGTTTTATTCttcaactatttataaaaaatgcctAAACAAACCTggatgtaaaattttgttgtttttttgtagGGTAGTATGTTGATAGTGGGTTATGAATGGAAAATAGCTTAAATAATGGTAGATCGTATGGCACTTGGGAGCAAAAGaatcaacaataattatataattaaaactttattcgaatcttattcataaaatattgtacaactTTGGTGAAAGAAAGGCAAGACTTATAAATGTTAACCAAAAAACTTCTTGCTTACtatatacctatgtattttatagaatcttcgtttttttttaatattgcttatgtaaatcttttttttttattgtaacttacatataaaactattgtcctattacataaagaaataagtttacatacatagggtgtctatttttaaagtcaattaaattttgaaacaggTAAATCTAGTTTAATAGCACTattgtttattgattatataaaaaatactcaaacAAGAATGATGGTAAGcagagaatattttttttttttttttttactttaaacacGCTGTTAATGGTAACTTAATTTTCGAATTTtacgtataattaaattgtgaaaCTGAAATAgttcacagattataaaataacctgTTACAATAAAGGATGATATTCAATTGATCTTAGCGGGTATCATGATGCAGACTAAATCTTCGCCGTTTTCGTTCTTCAATTCCCATTTCACTTCGACCTTGACTTTGGGGTA of Zerene cesonia ecotype Mississippi chromosome 16, Zerene_cesonia_1.1, whole genome shotgun sequence contains these proteins:
- the LOC119833096 gene encoding uncharacterized protein LOC119833096 isoform X1, coding for MEQLQTVPASLPHIVQVYQPSVSIHPSLHTQGKLTYQDAITTDSLHPVTQVHNIQTNIQNVLTQNQTVMSCQQIHLQNVHQGIQPMQGDCPLQITSHVILPQVPLFKQHLLTGTVHQQYYGQYDTFLKDQQCVIAKVEPELQLIGEKPDDYRSKPEANQQVNIEIVLKKKRTRSQLPNPSKWASNVRKQKHQRGEAYISRRGKYVPERCVRNTKDCLKSCRYKCNERINDTDRQHIFKAFYSLNANEKKHFLLNTTERNTVRHKDHKNSDGIFKRNYSFKYFFLVRAVRYAVCKNFYLGTLAISQKPVYNVHLNKTDLNLPKPDGRGLSEASTHSIPNEFKDRVRKHIMSFNTVDSKPIKQFSTKKQYLEANLNTKQMYTMYCNECERDNVIPVKESMYRKIFKLEFNLHFKKDKTGQLCCKCRGPVKKK
- the LOC119833096 gene encoding uncharacterized protein LOC119833096 isoform X2; its protein translation is MEQLQTVPASLPHIVQVYQPSVSIHPSLHTQGKLTYQDAITTDSLHPVTQVHNIQTNIQNVLTQNQTVMSCQQIHLQNVHQGIQPMQGDCPLQITSHVILPQVPLFKQHLLTGTVHQQYYGQYDTFLKDQQCVIAKVEPELQLIGEKPDESKPEANQQVNIEIVLKKKRTRSQLPNPSKWASNVRKQKHQRGEAYISRRGKYVPERCVRNTKDCLKSCRYKCNERINDTDRQHIFKAFYSLNANEKKHFLLNTTERNTVRHKDHKNSDGIFKRNYSFKYFFLVRAVRYAVCKNFYLGTLAISQKPVYNVHLNKTDLNLPKPDGRGLSEASTHSIPNEFKDRVRKHIMSFNTVDSKPIKQFSTKKQYLEANLNTKQMYTMYCNECERDNVIPVKESMYRKIFKLEFNLHFKKDKTGQLCCKCRGPVKKK
- the LOC119833096 gene encoding uncharacterized protein LOC119833096 isoform X3, which translates into the protein MSCQQIHLQNVHQGIQPMQGDCPLQITSHVILPQVPLFKQHLLTGTVHQQYYGQYDTFLKDQQCVIAKVEPELQLIGEKPDDYRSKPEANQQVNIEIVLKKKRTRSQLPNPSKWASNVRKQKHQRGEAYISRRGKYVPERCVRNTKDCLKSCRYKCNERINDTDRQHIFKAFYSLNANEKKHFLLNTTERNTVRHKDHKNSDGIFKRNYSFKYFFLVRAVRYAVCKNFYLGTLAISQKPVYNVHLNKTDLNLPKPDGRGLSEASTHSIPNEFKDRVRKHIMSFNTVDSKPIKQFSTKKQYLEANLNTKQMYTMYCNECERDNVIPVKESMYRKIFKLEFNLHFKKDKTGQLCCKCRGPVKKK